In Trifolium pratense cultivar HEN17-A07 linkage group LG7, ARS_RC_1.1, whole genome shotgun sequence, a genomic segment contains:
- the LOC123899487 gene encoding prohibitin-1, mitochondrial-like, translating to MNIKNMKVPGGGATSALVKLGIIGGIGMYVVSNSLYNVEGGHRAIVFNRVVGVKDKVYPEGTHFVIPWFERPVIYDVRARPHLVESTSGSRDLQMVKIGLRVLTRPLPGQLPTVYRTLGENYNERVLPSIIHETLKAVVAQYNASQLITQREAVSREIRKILTERAANFNIALDDVSITSLTFGREFTAAIEAKQVAAQEAERAKFVVEKAEQDKRSAIIRAVGEAKSAQLIGEAIANNPAFITLRKIEAAREIAHTISNAGNKVYLNSSDLLLNLQEMNLEPARK from the exons atgaatATCAAGAACATGAAAGTTCCTGGTGGTGGTGCTACCTCTGCACTGGTGAAATTGGGAATTATTGGTGGAATTGGTATGTATGTTGTTTCTAACAGTCTTTACAATGTTGAAGGAGGACACCGAGCTATCGTTTTCAATCGTGTCGTCGGTGTCAAAGACAAG GTTTATCCTGAAGGGACTCATTTTGTAATTCCATGGTTTGAGAGACCAGTCATCTATGATGTTCGTGCACGTCCCCATCTAGTCGAGAGTACATCTGGGAGTCGTGATCTCCAGATg GTCAAAATTGGGCTTCGAGTCCTTACTCGTCCTTTGCCCGGCCAGTTACCTACAGTTTATCGGACCCTTGGAGAGAATTATAATGAACGGGTTTTACCTTCGATCATACATGAAACTTTGAAAGCTGTGGTTGCCCAGTACAATGCCAGCCAGCTTATTACACAGCGAGAG GCTGTTAGTCGTGAAATCCGGAAGATTCTGACCGAGAGGGCAGCTAACTTCAATATTGCTCTTGATGATGTGTCAATTACTAGTCTGACCTTTGGCAGAGAGTTTACTGCTGCAATTGAAGCCAAGCAGGTGGCTGCACAAGAAGCTGAGAGGGCTAAGTTTGTTGTGGAAAAAGCTGAGCAAGACAAGAGAAGTGCTATAATTAGAGCAGTG GGAGAAGCTAAAAGTGCCCAACTGATCGGAGAAGCCATTGCCAACAATCCAGCTTTCATCACACTGAGGAAGATAGAAGCTGCTAGAGAGATTGCACATACTATATCGAATGCAGGAAACAAGGTTTACTTGAATTCAAGTGATCTTTTGCTGAACCTTCAAGAGATGAATTTGGAGCCTGCCAGAAAGTGA
- the LOC123897754 gene encoding fasciclin-like arabinogalactan protein 13, whose translation MALTTTPLVLILLTLIPFLTAQKAPAPAPSGPINITGIFDKAGQYTTLIRLLNETQQLTQIQSQLNSTSQGFTIFAPTDNAFQNLPSGALNDLSDEQKVQLILYHVTPKCYSLSDFLTVSNPVRTQASGKDGPWGLHFTSQGNQVNVSTGVVTVPINNALRQQFPLAVYQLDKVLLPSELFGAKSPDSSPAPKSSKTPSSKTPSSPIEGDAPAPSSTKKDDSAAGRNVGFGFVVGFGLICMGILF comes from the exons ATGGCACTCACTACTACACCTCTTGTACTCATTCTTCTTACTCTCATTCCCTTTCTAACAGCACAAAAAGCACCAGCACCAGCACCTTCAGGCCCAATAAACATCACTGGAATCTTTGATAAAGCTGGCCAATACACCACCCTAATTCGCCTCCTCAATGAAACTCAACAACTCACTCAAATTCAATCTCAACTCAATTCCACTTCACAAGGCTTCACAATCTTCGCCCCAACGGACAATGCCTTCCAAAATCTTCCATCAG GAGCACTCAACGATCTCTCAGACGAACAAAAAGTTCAACTCATTCTCTACCACGTCACACCAAAATGTTACTCTCTTTCTGATTTCTTAACCGTTAGTAACCCAGTTAGAACACAAGCTTCTGGTAAAGATGGTCCTTGGGGTCTTCACTTCACTTCACAAGGTAATCAAGTTAATGTTTCTACTGGAGTTGTTACCGTACCAATTAACAACGCTTTGAGACAACAATTTCCTTTGGCTGTTTATCAATTGGACAAGGTTTTGTTACCTTCTGAACTTTTTGGAGCTAAGTCTCCGGATTCATCTCCGGCTCCTAAATCGTCGAAAACTCCTTCTTCTAAAACTCCAAGCAGCCCCATTGAAGGTGATGCTCCAGCGCCTTCGTCTACTAAGAAGGATGATAGTGCGGCTGGGAGGAATGTTGGATTTGGATTCGTTGTTGGATTTGGTTTGATTTGCATGGGAATTCTTTTTTGA